The Stieleria maiorica genome includes the window GATGTCAATCGAATATCAGCCGTTCGGCGCTAGCCGACGGGCCCGTACCTGAGCAAAACAACGCCTAACTCAGCGGTATTGGACTTTAGGCGACTCGCTGTCGCTGTGGCGCAACGACCCTGGGCGACTCAAGCCTGCACACCAACACCTTCGCTCGTGATATTCAAGTATGAGCCTTCAACGCGCTCACTGCAACAAAATGGGAAGTTTAGGATTGAGACGCCAGCGCGATCGATTCGATCACTCGTAAAAATGACAGAAAGGTTTGCGATCGCCGTCAAACCTGCGGTAAAACGAAGTCCTCTTCGGCATGCCGGCGACGGCGCGATTTTTGCACCGGCGGCGTCGGGTGTGCACATGTGCGACGAAACCCCGATCGAATCTCAGAAAGCAAGGGTGGCGTGATGAGTGATTCGCCAGGCATGGGACGTTTACTGCAGTGGCGCCTTTCGGTGCTTGCGACGCTTTTGTGTCCGTTGTGCGTCAGCAGCAGTCTGCGTGCGACGGACGACGTCGCCGATTCCCCGCCCTTGGTCCAGCGTGCCCTGCAAGCGGAGTTGGACGGCGATGCCGACAGCCGCCAAGAACTTGTGTCGCTCGCTTTGAAACACGACCCCGATGATTCAACGGCGCGATGGTTGGCGGGATACGTCAAGCACGACGGCCAGTGGATGCCTGCCAGTCGTTCGGCGTTTCTGAATGCCATCGACGAAGTCATCGCCGAATACGAAACACTGCGAGACCAGTGCGCAGGGAGCCTTTCGGGTGAGATCACACTGGCGCGATGGTGCCGACGAAACGAACTGGCCGATCGCGAACGCATGCACTGGAGAAACGTGATTGCCTTTGACAACACAAACGACGAAGCACGCAAACGGCTAAAACTAAGAGACTTCCAGGGGCAACTGGTGACGACAGACCAGATCGAGGCCTACAAGCAGGCGTCCACCAGCAATCGACGCGCGCACAGAGTCTGGGGACCGAAGCTGAACCGGCTGAGACGTGAAATCGAAGGCAATCCCAACAGCCACGATTCCGCGGCATGGAAAGAAGTGGCCGAAATCAAAGATTCCGACGCGATTCCATCGATGGCGAAGTTGGTTCCGACCGCCGAACCGGAACTTCAACGTCACCTGATCCAGACGATCGCGAACATCCCGTCCCAGGTCGCGTCGGATGCGTTGGTGCAGCTCTCGCTCAATCTCAAAGACGACTCGGTGCGGCAAGCTGCGGCGGAGGGTTTGGCGGGACATCCGATTCACTCCTACGTGCCCCAGTATTTAAATCGCATGGAGTCACCGGTCAAATTCGTTTCGACGACCAATCAGGTCGGTGACTATGTTGTCAGTGCGATTCAGATGCGCAAAGAACGCCCCGACGATGCGATTAATTTGAGCCAGTCCAGTAGCGCCCGATTCCAAGTGATGGGCGCCGCTGCCCGCAATTCGGCGCTGTATCGGTCGGTCGTTGCACGTGAGTTGCGTCGGCAGCAAAGCAGGGTCAAGACCACCGAACGTGCGATTACCACGAACAATGCACGGATCAAGCTCGCCAACGATCGGATCTTCACCGCACTTCGCGTCGCGACGGGCGAGACGATGGATGACGTCCCGAGATTGTGGTGGGATTGGTGGAAGAAGTACAACGAGTACCTGGTCACCGAAAGAAAACCCGAGTACTACTTCACCAATGCCGACTACCGTGAACGCGTGATCCGTTTG containing:
- a CDS encoding polymorphic toxin-type HINT domain-containing protein; this translates as MSDSPGMGRLLQWRLSVLATLLCPLCVSSSLRATDDVADSPPLVQRALQAELDGDADSRQELVSLALKHDPDDSTARWLAGYVKHDGQWMPASRSAFLNAIDEVIAEYETLRDQCAGSLSGEITLARWCRRNELADRERMHWRNVIAFDNTNDEARKRLKLRDFQGQLVTTDQIEAYKQASTSNRRAHRVWGPKLNRLRREIEGNPNSHDSAAWKEVAEIKDSDAIPSMAKLVPTAEPELQRHLIQTIANIPSQVASDALVQLSLNLKDDSVRQAAAEGLAGHPIHSYVPQYLNRMESPVKFVSTTNQVGDYVVSAIQMRKERPDDAINLSQSSSARFQVMGAAARNSALYRSVVARELRRQQSRVKTTERAITTNNARIKLANDRIFTALRVATGETMDDVPRLWWDWWKKYNEYLVTERKPEYYFTNADYRERVIRLPSARRCECFPAGTLVHTETGKRAIETIRRGDKVLSQDTETGELSYQVVTQTTVRPPSATMRITVAGEEITSTDGHPFWVIGKGWTMAKDLNPGDRLQSIGESKAIEVTEGGTSVEAHNLIVDNTNAYFVGNAGILVHDNILRTASRIPIPGWQTK